In a genomic window of Pseudomonas mohnii:
- a CDS encoding nuclear transport factor 2 family protein has product MSTSAIQICNLLYRYAECMDSGQLVEAAELFRHARIKVQSQHFIDHTALLRLWQQRIKLYPCGTPRTRHVISNPIIDIDEASGTATIRACYTVLQATEDLPLQPIAAGRYLDEFERVDGVWRFSFRDYSKLDMLGDLRAHLVV; this is encoded by the coding sequence ATGAGCACCAGCGCGATACAGATCTGCAACCTGCTCTACCGCTACGCCGAGTGTATGGACAGCGGACAACTGGTCGAGGCCGCCGAGCTGTTTCGTCATGCCCGCATCAAGGTTCAAAGCCAGCATTTCATTGATCACACGGCCCTGCTGCGCCTCTGGCAGCAGCGAATCAAGCTCTACCCGTGCGGCACGCCGCGCACCCGACACGTCATCAGCAACCCGATCATCGACATTGACGAGGCGTCGGGAACGGCGACGATACGCGCCTGTTACACGGTGCTGCAGGCAACTGAAGACCTGCCTTTGCAGCCCATCGCCGCCGGGCGTTATCTGGATGAATTCGAACGTGTCGATGGGGTTTGGCGGTTCAGCTTTCGTGATTATTCGAAACTGGACATGCTGG